The following proteins come from a genomic window of Myxococcota bacterium:
- a CDS encoding GAF domain-containing protein, protein MSDDRNDLADRAEAVLSVFRRGAEFTKELLDDNHRLRSQLRETQERQQWAARDDGDWAKLRTELLERIDLLESENESMQQQLRAIESENQQFAARYVEIEEENNNLANLYVASYQLHSTLDPNEVLKVILEIVINLIGAEIFCVYLHDQKEGALEPVVSEGAPVSHFPRARMGEGFVGGAAASGDVATRDAIADGRGPVEGGEPLVAIPLCVDDRAIGAIAIYSLLAQKEGFSALDHELFTLLAGHAATAIFASQLYSQSERKLNTIQGFIDLLTK, encoded by the coding sequence ATGAGCGACGATCGCAACGACCTCGCGGACCGGGCCGAGGCGGTGCTCTCGGTGTTCCGCCGCGGCGCGGAGTTCACGAAGGAGCTCCTCGACGACAACCATCGCCTGCGCTCGCAGCTGCGCGAGACGCAGGAGCGCCAGCAGTGGGCGGCGCGCGACGACGGCGACTGGGCCAAGCTGCGCACCGAGCTGCTCGAGCGCATCGACCTCCTCGAGTCCGAGAACGAGTCGATGCAGCAGCAGCTGCGCGCGATCGAATCGGAGAACCAGCAGTTCGCCGCGCGCTACGTGGAGATCGAGGAGGAGAACAACAACCTCGCGAACCTCTACGTCGCGAGCTACCAGCTGCACTCGACGCTCGATCCGAACGAGGTGCTGAAGGTCATCCTCGAGATCGTGATCAACCTGATCGGCGCCGAGATCTTCTGCGTCTACCTCCACGATCAGAAGGAAGGCGCGCTCGAGCCCGTCGTCTCCGAGGGAGCGCCCGTCTCGCACTTCCCGCGCGCCCGCATGGGCGAGGGCTTCGTCGGCGGCGCGGCCGCCTCGGGAGACGTCGCGACGCGCGATGCGATCGCCGACGGGCGCGGCCCCGTCGAGGGCGGCGAGCCGCTCGTCGCGATCCCGCTGTGCGTCGACGACCGCGCGATCGGCGCGATCGCGATCTACTCGCTGCTGGCGCAGAAGGAAGGCTTCTCGGCGCTCGACCACGAGCTGTTCACGCTGCTCGCCGGCCACGCGGCGACGGCGATCTTCGCGTCGCAGCTCTACTCGCAGAGCGAGCGCAAGCTGAACACCATCCAGGGCTTCATCGACCTGCTCACCAAGTAG
- a CDS encoding response regulator: protein MAKHRILIVEDSPTMRQLLVFALKRLKDVDIVEAQDGMDGLRKVTSDHFDVALIDINMPVMDGLKLIHLIRSETSIRDMAICVITTEGAEEDKQRALQLGADEYLTKPIQANNVLAVVKGLLKIS, encoded by the coding sequence ATGGCGAAACACCGGATCCTGATCGTCGAGGACAGCCCGACCATGCGGCAGCTGCTCGTCTTCGCGCTCAAGCGCCTCAAGGACGTCGACATCGTCGAGGCGCAGGACGGCATGGACGGGCTGCGCAAGGTGACGAGCGACCACTTCGACGTGGCGCTGATCGACATCAACATGCCCGTCATGGACGGGCTCAAGCTGATCCACCTCATCCGCAGCGAGACGTCGATCCGCGACATGGCCATCTGCGTGATCACGACGGAGGGCGCGGAGGAGGACAAGCAGCGCGCGCTGCAGCTCGGCGCCGACGAGTACCTGACGAAGCCGATCCAGGCGAACAACGTGCTCGCGGTCGTGAAGGGGCTGCTCAAGATCTCCTGA
- a CDS encoding methyl-accepting chemotaxis protein, producing the protein MSDASRSTSQSGTETGRGARDATPLPRSGAAFERGLNALLSGASALAVVLVLAYLRFAVALDAAQWLALAAVCAGAFPVLLASNLVYNRWFLRPIAAWLDGDAGASARAAHDAVLRLPRYLWVQGAITWSVGSALVAALARWVDDAIDARTAWAIALSGISAGFVSISHLYFRVKSRHRALLAALAARAREERGGSTIARAPIVRLRTKLLTATCGVALAATGLAVWVVVDASGVRHERRELDLLARAVAAELADAPAALAAARARLVALGIADALALVDADPQRAPAELAVPDAGAVAAVVRNGLARGARAGAERVGPVLVAWHRLSGAAGDRALVAVAPRVGAALDATSLALVAAIAAALAFGVAHLLARDLATSVDDLRRAADDVAGGDLGPRVRVDAEDELGDLGRAFDAMTDALRAAVAGVVATVDGVESQASLLASDAMDVAAGASAQRRGIAGVSAALDAVRDQAAEIEASGRDLRAAVDESAGVIAELAASSRAVEGMAGAFGERLDLASSSVEQLVRSVQSVGASTRALSDAASHTAGAMRDTASALRDAERVAEDGAALAQDAMAGAERGRATVGLVQDGMASIRSATHGAEAVVGRLAGHVAQIGAILDVIDDVAAETNLLALNAAIIAAQSGEHGRAFSVVADEIKELADRVLASTKEIGAVVRAVQSESANAAVAIGESARCVDAGLSQSAEAAVALEAIESTSRETGRRIEAIAAAVRAQAHAAAGVVDSMDRVRVGAAEIDRAMEEQERTNRLVLDAASGIRDLSAQLARTTSEQTLGTAAIAHGVEGVRGAVDEIEASVRGQIAACAEVVASIGAVADGTVSHEEVAQRIGVATAALREHAHRLRSEVERFRVEG; encoded by the coding sequence GTGTCCGACGCTTCGAGGTCGACCTCGCAGTCCGGAACGGAGACGGGGAGGGGGGCGCGGGACGCGACCCCGCTGCCGCGAAGCGGTGCCGCGTTCGAGCGCGGCCTGAACGCGCTCCTCTCGGGCGCGTCGGCGCTCGCGGTCGTGCTCGTCCTCGCCTACCTGCGCTTCGCCGTCGCGCTCGACGCCGCGCAGTGGCTCGCGCTCGCGGCGGTGTGTGCCGGTGCCTTCCCCGTGCTGCTCGCGTCGAACCTCGTGTACAACCGCTGGTTCCTGCGGCCCATCGCGGCGTGGCTCGACGGCGACGCCGGCGCGTCCGCGCGGGCCGCGCACGACGCCGTGCTGCGGCTTCCCCGCTACCTGTGGGTGCAGGGCGCGATCACCTGGAGCGTCGGGAGCGCGCTCGTCGCCGCGCTCGCCCGCTGGGTCGACGACGCGATCGACGCGCGCACCGCGTGGGCGATCGCGCTCTCGGGGATCTCGGCGGGCTTCGTCTCGATCTCGCATCTCTACTTCCGCGTGAAGTCGCGCCACCGCGCGCTGCTCGCCGCGCTCGCCGCGCGCGCGCGCGAGGAGCGCGGCGGCTCGACGATCGCGCGGGCGCCCATCGTCCGGCTCCGCACCAAGCTCCTGACCGCCACGTGCGGCGTCGCGCTCGCCGCGACGGGGCTCGCGGTGTGGGTCGTCGTCGACGCCTCGGGCGTGCGCCACGAGCGCCGCGAGCTCGACCTGCTCGCGCGCGCAGTCGCCGCCGAGCTCGCCGACGCGCCGGCCGCGCTCGCGGCCGCGCGCGCGCGACTCGTCGCGCTCGGCATCGCCGATGCGCTGGCCCTCGTCGACGCGGATCCGCAGCGCGCGCCCGCGGAGCTCGCCGTCCCGGACGCCGGAGCCGTCGCCGCCGTCGTGCGCAACGGGCTCGCGCGCGGCGCGCGCGCCGGCGCCGAGCGCGTCGGTCCGGTGCTCGTCGCCTGGCACCGCCTGTCCGGCGCGGCGGGCGACCGCGCCCTCGTCGCGGTGGCGCCGCGGGTCGGCGCTGCGCTCGACGCGACCTCGCTCGCGCTCGTCGCCGCCATCGCCGCGGCGCTCGCGTTCGGCGTCGCGCACCTGCTCGCGCGCGATCTCGCGACGAGCGTCGACGACCTCCGGCGTGCGGCCGACGACGTGGCGGGCGGCGATCTCGGCCCGCGCGTGCGCGTCGACGCCGAGGACGAGCTCGGCGACCTCGGACGCGCGTTCGACGCGATGACGGACGCGCTGCGCGCCGCGGTCGCGGGCGTGGTCGCGACCGTCGACGGCGTCGAGTCGCAGGCCTCGCTGCTCGCGAGCGACGCGATGGACGTGGCCGCCGGCGCGAGCGCGCAGCGCCGCGGCATCGCCGGCGTCTCGGCGGCCCTCGACGCGGTGCGCGACCAGGCGGCCGAGATCGAGGCGAGCGGTCGCGACCTGCGCGCGGCGGTCGACGAGTCGGCCGGTGTGATCGCGGAGCTCGCCGCGTCGAGCCGCGCAGTCGAGGGAATGGCGGGCGCATTCGGCGAGCGCCTCGACCTGGCGAGCTCGTCGGTCGAGCAGCTCGTGCGGAGCGTGCAGAGCGTCGGCGCGAGCACGCGCGCGCTGTCCGACGCGGCGAGCCACACCGCGGGCGCGATGCGCGACACGGCGTCGGCGCTGCGCGACGCGGAGCGCGTCGCCGAGGACGGCGCGGCGCTCGCGCAGGACGCGATGGCCGGGGCGGAGCGCGGCCGCGCGACGGTCGGCCTCGTGCAGGACGGGATGGCGTCGATCCGCTCCGCGACGCACGGCGCCGAGGCCGTGGTCGGGCGTCTGGCGGGACACGTCGCGCAGATCGGAGCGATCCTCGACGTGATCGACGACGTCGCCGCCGAGACCAACCTGCTCGCCCTGAACGCCGCGATCATCGCCGCGCAGTCGGGCGAGCACGGGCGCGCGTTCTCGGTGGTCGCCGACGAGATCAAGGAGCTCGCCGACCGCGTGCTCGCGAGCACGAAGGAGATCGGCGCCGTCGTGCGCGCCGTGCAGAGCGAGAGTGCGAACGCCGCGGTCGCGATCGGCGAGAGCGCGCGCTGCGTGGACGCGGGCCTCTCGCAGTCCGCCGAGGCCGCCGTCGCGCTCGAAGCCATCGAGTCGACCTCGCGCGAGACGGGCCGCCGCATCGAGGCGATCGCCGCGGCGGTGCGCGCACAGGCGCACGCGGCGGCGGGCGTGGTCGACTCGATGGACCGCGTGCGCGTCGGCGCGGCCGAGATCGATCGCGCGATGGAGGAGCAGGAGCGCACGAACCGGCTCGTCCTCGACGCAGCCTCGGGCATCCGCGACCTCTCGGCCCAGCTCGCGCGCACGACGTCGGAGCAGACGCTCGGCACCGCGGCCATCGCGCACGGCGTCGAGGGCGTGCGCGGCGCGGTGGACGAGATCGAGGCCTCGGTGCGCGGCCAGATCGCGGCCTGCGCGGAGGTCGTCGCGTCGATCGGCGCGGTCGCCGACGGGACGGTGTCGCACGAGGAGGTCGCGCAGCGCATCGGCGTCGCGACGGCTGCGCTGCGCGAGCACGCGCACCGACTCCGGAGCGAGGTCGAGCGCTTCCGCGTCGAGGGCTAG
- the lptE gene encoding LPS assembly lipoprotein LptE → MRSPAVLRAFVHVLAIALAASGCGYTLVRHAGPLADDAPRMLLRTLDNDSTEPGLERIVSEALRREWLRRGRYRLVADPDAADWLLTGRVLPVQVRTDTLSPVVLAVEQTLTLGVELTVAPLRARKEGAAGAALPTATLRESEIFFSSPDLEVGRKNRREALMRVAALVAERAHDAVDQEIAP, encoded by the coding sequence GTGCGCTCCCCCGCCGTCCTTCGCGCGTTCGTGCACGTCCTCGCGATCGCCCTCGCCGCGAGCGGCTGCGGCTACACGCTCGTGCGGCACGCAGGGCCGCTCGCCGACGACGCGCCGCGCATGCTGCTGCGGACGCTCGACAACGACTCGACCGAGCCCGGGCTCGAGCGCATCGTGAGCGAGGCGCTGCGGCGCGAGTGGCTGCGGCGCGGGCGCTACCGCCTCGTCGCGGACCCGGACGCAGCCGACTGGCTGCTGACCGGACGCGTGCTCCCCGTGCAGGTGCGAACGGACACGCTGTCGCCCGTCGTGCTCGCGGTCGAGCAGACGCTCACGCTCGGCGTCGAGCTCACGGTCGCGCCGCTGCGCGCGCGGAAGGAGGGCGCGGCGGGCGCCGCGCTGCCGACGGCCACGCTGCGCGAGTCGGAGATCTTCTTCTCGAGCCCCGATCTCGAAGTCGGGCGCAAGAACCGCCGCGAGGCGCTGATGCGCGTCGCGGCGCTCGTCGCCGAACGCGCGCACGACGCCGTCGACCAGGAGATCGCGCCGTGA
- the holA gene encoding DNA polymerase III subunit delta, giving the protein MTPGELAAELDAGTVRPAYLLAGEEALLRDDALAAIERAVLTDASRDFNHDRLAGDATSPAALQDALAALPVMAARRLVVLRDPDGRRAGAKALLDALGDLVAAQLAQAESVLVVVCEKPDKRQRWVKAFGKAPAAIVACDAPRTAREIAAFAKAEAKRQGVALDAGAAERLAELVGPVLLLLRQEIAKAALLVEPGAKVTAAIVEASTSQLAEQPIWDLTDAIGEGRTADALRLLGRMADVAPPAVLGALASHFRKLARVRHGARVAGPPFVARKLEGQARRFTHARIGACLEAIHAADVALKGGSALAPALALERLVLGLAS; this is encoded by the coding sequence GTGACCCCGGGCGAGCTCGCCGCCGAGCTCGACGCCGGCACCGTCCGCCCGGCCTACCTGCTCGCGGGCGAGGAGGCGCTGCTGCGCGACGACGCGCTCGCGGCGATCGAACGCGCCGTGCTCACCGATGCGTCGCGCGACTTCAACCACGACCGGCTCGCCGGCGACGCGACCTCGCCGGCCGCGCTGCAGGACGCGCTCGCCGCGCTCCCGGTGATGGCCGCGCGCCGGCTCGTCGTCCTGCGCGACCCGGACGGGCGCCGCGCCGGCGCGAAGGCGCTGCTCGACGCGCTCGGCGACCTCGTCGCCGCGCAGCTCGCGCAGGCCGAGTCCGTCCTCGTCGTCGTCTGCGAGAAGCCGGACAAGCGACAGCGCTGGGTGAAGGCGTTCGGCAAGGCGCCCGCCGCGATCGTGGCGTGCGACGCACCGCGCACGGCGCGCGAGATCGCCGCGTTCGCGAAGGCGGAGGCGAAGCGGCAGGGCGTCGCGCTCGACGCGGGCGCGGCCGAGCGGCTGGCCGAGCTCGTCGGCCCCGTCCTCCTGCTGCTGCGCCAGGAGATCGCCAAGGCGGCGCTGCTCGTCGAGCCGGGCGCGAAGGTGACGGCGGCGATCGTCGAGGCGTCGACGAGCCAGCTGGCCGAGCAGCCGATCTGGGACCTGACGGACGCGATCGGGGAAGGGCGCACGGCCGACGCGCTGCGCCTGCTCGGGCGGATGGCGGACGTCGCGCCGCCCGCCGTGCTCGGCGCGCTCGCCTCGCACTTCCGCAAGCTCGCGCGCGTGCGGCACGGCGCGCGCGTCGCGGGGCCGCCCTTCGTCGCGCGCAAGCTCGAAGGGCAGGCGCGGCGCTTCACGCACGCGCGCATCGGCGCGTGCCTCGAGGCGATCCACGCGGCGGACGTGGCGCTCAAGGGCGGGAGCGCACTCGCCCCCGCGCTCGCACTCGAGCGGCTCGTTCTCGGGCTGGCTTCGTGA
- the rpsT gene encoding 30S ribosomal protein S20, whose product MANHKSALKRARQALRRNKRNKHIKSTMRTHVKGFRAAVEAGDADAAAAQLKIAESSIRKAATKGVIPARRASRSVSRLAKQLAALGR is encoded by the coding sequence TTGGCCAACCACAAGTCCGCCCTCAAGCGCGCCCGCCAGGCGCTCCGCCGCAACAAGCGCAACAAGCACATCAAGAGCACGATGCGCACGCACGTGAAGGGCTTCCGCGCGGCGGTCGAGGCCGGCGATGCCGATGCGGCGGCGGCGCAGCTGAAGATCGCGGAGAGCTCCATCCGCAAGGCGGCGACGAAGGGCGTCATCCCGGCGCGCCGTGCGAGCCGCAGCGTCAGCCGGCTCGCCAAGCAGCTCGCCGCGCTCGGTCGCTAG
- a CDS encoding DUF4388 domain-containing protein, translated as MGAALNGNLRDFGIAEVFQLIGQQRKTGVLEIAHDEGRFRLAFDAGSVVSAAWGGGADHVALADLLVRCGLLTRERAADLGRASVESARPYHVVAVERGDVSRKDMEQIVELLTQDVVFRVLRFKTGSFHFSARAVEHDRPPEKMLGAEQILMDGLRMVDEWGTFADLVPSGDTVFRRAGSFELYRQRTRDAREAGERAERVFQLVDGRLPARRVIDLSRLGTFEGTRALAALHQCRAIEVVEGVALASAPPLGARFGAALASLRSAALGAAALALLAVAGWAVGRPWIEPPALPGVAIETYPLERAAARFERRRLRHALDAHRYRWSTWPASLADVAATGTPGAMAAPEPRAYSYAARGRDVELIAPAQGPDQAFEQRGMRHPLGATRSPAR; from the coding sequence GTGGGCGCCGCGCTGAACGGGAACCTGCGCGACTTCGGCATCGCCGAGGTCTTCCAGCTCATCGGCCAGCAGCGCAAGACGGGCGTGCTCGAGATCGCGCACGACGAAGGCCGCTTCCGGCTCGCGTTCGACGCGGGCTCGGTGGTGAGCGCCGCGTGGGGCGGCGGTGCCGACCACGTCGCGCTCGCCGATCTGCTCGTCCGCTGCGGTCTCCTGACGCGCGAACGCGCCGCCGACCTCGGTCGCGCGAGCGTCGAGTCGGCGCGTCCCTATCACGTCGTCGCGGTCGAGCGCGGCGACGTCTCGCGCAAGGACATGGAGCAGATCGTCGAGCTCCTCACGCAGGACGTCGTGTTCCGCGTGCTGCGCTTCAAGACGGGGAGCTTCCACTTCTCGGCGCGTGCGGTCGAGCACGACCGGCCGCCGGAGAAGATGCTGGGCGCCGAGCAGATCCTGATGGACGGGCTCCGCATGGTCGACGAGTGGGGCACGTTCGCCGACCTCGTGCCGAGCGGCGACACCGTGTTCCGCCGCGCGGGGTCGTTCGAGCTCTACCGACAGCGCACGCGCGATGCGCGCGAGGCGGGCGAGCGCGCGGAGCGCGTGTTCCAGCTCGTCGACGGGCGCCTTCCGGCGCGTCGCGTGATCGACCTCTCGCGCCTCGGCACCTTCGAGGGCACGCGCGCGCTCGCGGCGCTGCACCAGTGCCGGGCCATCGAGGTCGTCGAGGGCGTGGCGCTGGCATCGGCGCCGCCGCTCGGCGCGCGCTTCGGCGCGGCGCTCGCGTCGTTGCGCTCGGCCGCGCTCGGCGCCGCGGCGCTCGCGCTGCTCGCGGTCGCGGGATGGGCCGTCGGCCGCCCGTGGATCGAGCCGCCCGCGCTCCCGGGCGTCGCGATCGAGACGTACCCGCTCGAGCGCGCGGCCGCGCGCTTCGAGCGGCGGCGCCTGCGCCACGCGCTCGACGCGCACCGCTACCGCTGGTCGACCTGGCCCGCCTCCCTGGCCGACGTCGCGGCCACCGGGACGCCGGGCGCGATGGCAGCGCCCGAACCGCGCGCCTACTCTTACGCGGCGCGCGGGCGGGACGTCGAGCTGATCGCTCCCGCGCAAGGCCCGGACCAGGCATTCGAGCAGCGCGGCATGCGCCATCCGCTGGGGGCGACGAGGTCGCCCGCTCGCTAG
- a CDS encoding PhoH family protein, protein MPRRRAESNLPEDRARQTLVFDDNHAAALLYGPAEATLRAVEDAFGVSVHARGNEVRVVGAGEGVAAARKVLEELYALAKAGRDLEASAVRDVIRMVDERPDVNVAEVQEDLLSTVGARRRIGAKNLAQKRYVDLMRSHDVVMAIGPAGTGKTYLAMALAVAALNRHEVSRVILARPAVEAGERLGFLPGDLAEKVNPYLRPLYDALHDMMDMGRAAKLMERGVIEVAPLAFMRGRTLNDCFVILDEAQNTTPEQMKMFLTRLGFNSKAVVTGDVTQTDLAPGTTSGLAQALEVLRDVEGIGVMRFTNADVVRHPLVQSIIEAYERSEGAAKRRAEERDGGR, encoded by the coding sequence ATGCCACGCCGCCGAGCGGAGTCGAACCTGCCCGAAGATCGCGCCCGCCAGACCCTCGTCTTCGACGACAACCACGCTGCGGCCCTGTTGTACGGCCCCGCCGAGGCGACGCTCCGCGCCGTCGAGGACGCCTTCGGTGTGTCGGTCCACGCGCGCGGCAACGAGGTGCGCGTGGTCGGCGCGGGCGAGGGCGTCGCGGCCGCGCGCAAGGTGCTCGAGGAGCTGTACGCGCTCGCGAAGGCCGGCCGCGACCTCGAGGCCTCCGCCGTGCGCGACGTGATCCGCATGGTCGACGAGCGCCCCGACGTGAACGTCGCCGAGGTGCAGGAGGACCTGCTCTCGACGGTCGGCGCGCGGCGCCGCATCGGCGCGAAGAACCTCGCCCAGAAGCGCTACGTCGACCTCATGCGCTCGCACGACGTCGTGATGGCGATCGGCCCGGCGGGCACGGGCAAGACCTATCTCGCGATGGCGCTCGCGGTCGCGGCGCTCAATCGCCACGAGGTGTCGCGCGTCATCCTCGCGCGGCCCGCCGTGGAAGCGGGCGAGCGGCTCGGCTTCCTGCCCGGCGACCTCGCCGAGAAGGTGAACCCCTACCTGCGTCCGCTCTACGACGCGCTCCACGACATGATGGACATGGGCCGCGCCGCGAAGCTCATGGAGCGCGGCGTGATCGAGGTGGCGCCGCTCGCGTTCATGCGCGGCCGCACGCTGAACGACTGCTTCGTGATCCTCGACGAGGCGCAGAACACGACGCCCGAGCAGATGAAGATGTTCCTCACGCGGCTCGGCTTCAACTCGAAGGCGGTCGTGACGGGCGACGTCACGCAGACCGACCTCGCGCCCGGCACGACGAGCGGCCTCGCGCAGGCGCTCGAGGTGCTGCGCGACGTCGAGGGCATCGGCGTCATGCGCTTCACGAACGCCGACGTCGTGCGGCACCCGCTCGTGCAGTCGATCATCGAGGCCTACGAGCGCTCCGAGGGTGCGGCGAAGCGGCGCGCGGAAGAGCGCGACGGCGGGCGATGA
- the ybeY gene encoding rRNA maturation RNase YbeY — protein sequence MSLVVVGPPQGAAPRLDLARLRLRGAAALAAVDRARDELVLSLVDDAAIRALNASYRGKDRATDVLSFSLLEGEHRERRGRLLGDVVISVETARRQARAARRSLDDVVARLLIHGLLHVLGHDHEQDAEARAMRAEERRLWARACA from the coding sequence ATGAGCCTCGTCGTCGTCGGCCCGCCGCAGGGCGCGGCGCCGCGGCTCGACCTCGCGCGCCTGCGCCTCCGCGGCGCGGCGGCACTCGCGGCCGTCGATCGCGCGCGCGACGAGCTCGTGCTCTCGCTCGTCGACGACGCCGCGATCCGCGCGCTCAACGCGAGCTACCGAGGCAAGGATCGCGCGACCGACGTGCTGTCGTTCTCGCTGCTCGAGGGCGAGCACCGCGAGCGCCGCGGGCGGCTGCTCGGCGACGTCGTGATCAGCGTCGAGACGGCGCGTCGCCAGGCGCGCGCCGCGCGCCGCTCGCTCGACGACGTCGTCGCGCGCCTGCTGATCCACGGCCTGCTGCACGTGCTCGGCCACGACCACGAGCAGGACGCGGAGGCGCGCGCCATGCGCGCGGAGGAGCGTCGGCTCTGGGCGCGCGCATGCGCGTGA
- the lnt gene encoding apolipoprotein N-acyltransferase: MSARGAAIALGYVAATALAFPHPVGERVLDLGLVLAWLSPAFLLLAIDGLAPARALRRGFALGWVAHAIVLHWAWVVTVRYGGVDPVLGLLAPPGMALYPALFVGAFAALASALRARGASGPFALAALFTALDHARSWLLGGFPWATIGYAQHENPALLGLAAATGVYGLSFAVALGGAALARIARARRIDAPALAALGGVALLHAAGLAVRPAEIPADAPRVRIGAVQGNVPQDAKWVRERFATTLADYEEGTRVAAEQGARLVAWPESAITRLLELDGAVRERIESLARSTGAALVVGSVGSDTDALGRVTDYYDSAFAVAPDGGWVDRYDKTHLVPFGEYLPLRSLLERIATAIATGIASGDVTAGERPRAVDVPLAGGAADGIEAARAAGRAPASVRIGIPVCYELLFPDLVRRFARDGASVLVAITNDAWYGRTGAPYQFLAMTALRSAETGLWTVRAANTGVSAVIDERGRVREETRIFEPAVLVADVPLRTAAGGATPYVRFGDVFAYGCYVVAACAGLVARRGAARSAGGADAAEG; this comes from the coding sequence GTGAGCGCGCGCGGCGCGGCGATCGCGCTGGGCTACGTCGCGGCGACGGCGCTCGCGTTCCCGCATCCCGTCGGTGAACGCGTGCTCGACCTCGGGCTCGTGCTCGCGTGGCTCTCGCCCGCGTTCCTCCTGCTCGCGATCGACGGGCTCGCGCCCGCGCGCGCGCTGCGCCGGGGCTTCGCGCTCGGATGGGTCGCGCACGCGATCGTCCTCCACTGGGCCTGGGTCGTGACGGTGCGCTACGGGGGCGTCGACCCCGTGCTCGGCCTGCTCGCGCCGCCGGGCATGGCGCTCTATCCCGCGCTCTTCGTCGGCGCCTTCGCCGCGCTCGCGAGCGCGCTGCGCGCGCGCGGCGCGTCGGGCCCGTTCGCGCTCGCCGCGCTCTTCACGGCGCTCGACCACGCGCGCTCGTGGCTCCTCGGCGGCTTCCCATGGGCGACGATCGGGTACGCGCAGCACGAGAACCCGGCGCTGCTCGGGCTCGCGGCGGCGACCGGCGTGTACGGGCTGTCGTTCGCGGTCGCGCTCGGCGGTGCGGCGCTCGCGCGCATCGCGCGCGCGCGCCGCATCGACGCGCCCGCGCTCGCGGCGCTCGGTGGCGTCGCGCTGCTGCACGCGGCCGGCCTCGCGGTGCGCCCCGCGGAGATCCCGGCGGATGCGCCGCGCGTCCGCATCGGCGCCGTGCAGGGAAACGTCCCGCAGGACGCGAAGTGGGTGCGCGAGCGCTTCGCCACGACGCTCGCCGACTACGAGGAGGGAACGCGCGTCGCGGCCGAGCAGGGCGCGCGGCTCGTCGCCTGGCCCGAGTCGGCGATCACGCGGCTCCTCGAGCTCGACGGCGCCGTGCGCGAGCGGATCGAGTCGCTCGCGCGCTCGACCGGCGCTGCGCTCGTCGTCGGCTCGGTCGGCAGCGACACGGACGCGCTCGGCCGGGTCACCGACTACTACGACAGCGCCTTCGCCGTCGCGCCCGACGGAGGCTGGGTCGACCGCTACGACAAGACGCACCTCGTCCCGTTCGGCGAGTACCTGCCGCTGCGGAGCCTGCTCGAGCGCATCGCGACCGCGATCGCGACGGGCATCGCGAGCGGCGACGTCACCGCGGGCGAGCGACCGCGCGCCGTCGACGTGCCGCTCGCGGGCGGCGCGGCGGACGGGATCGAGGCGGCGCGCGCCGCCGGCCGCGCGCCGGCGTCCGTCCGCATCGGCATTCCCGTGTGCTACGAGCTCCTCTTCCCCGACCTGGTCCGGCGCTTCGCGCGCGACGGGGCGAGCGTCCTGGTCGCGATCACGAACGACGCCTGGTACGGTCGCACCGGGGCCCCCTACCAGTTCCTGGCGATGACGGCGCTGCGCTCGGCGGAGACGGGCCTGTGGACGGTCCGCGCGGCGAACACGGGCGTCAGCGCGGTGATCGACGAGCGGGGCCGCGTGCGGGAGGAGACGCGCATCTTCGAGCCGGCCGTGCTCGTGGCCGACGTGCCGCTGCGCACGGCCGCGGGCGGCGCGACGCCCTACGTCCGGTTCGGAGACGTCTTCGCGTACGGTTGTTATGTCGTTGCCGCGTGCGCCGGGCTCGTCGCGCGCCGCGGTGCGGCGCGCTCGGCGGGCGGCGCGGACGCCGCAGAGGGGTGA